The Camelina sativa cultivar DH55 chromosome 14, Cs, whole genome shotgun sequence genome includes a window with the following:
- the LOC104742030 gene encoding uncharacterized protein LOC104742030 produces the protein MASLSTSLLGIRRGSSNKNKADDKTKHAVFCRKHPKHRQSPGVCSLCLNERLSLFIKAASSRRPRSRQILCSSSTSSSLSSYCSSSVSSCPSPLLDRRRYLVIAGGSGRREKGISWMTKSRSVAYKVDDEKRKKKKTNKSGFFFGLIMGTRRDNKTVL, from the coding sequence ATGGCGAGCTTAAGCACGAGCTTGCTCGGAATAAGACGCGGGTCAAGTAACAAGAACAAGGCAGACGATAAGACCAAACACGCAGTGTTTTGCAGGAAGCACCCAAAGCACAGACAATCACCTGGTGTTTGTTCCCTTTGTCTTAACGAGAggctctctctttttattaaaGCAGCTTCTTCACGTCGACCAAGATCGCgtcaaatcttgtgttcttCCTCAACTagttcctctctttcttcttactgCTCTTCATCCGTCTCTTCTTGtccttctcctcttcttgaTCGCCGACGGTACTTGGTAATAGCCGGAGGCAGCGGGAGAAGAGAAAAAGGGATTTCGTGGATGACGAAAAGCCGATCTGTGGCTTATAAAGTGGAtgatgagaagagaaagaagaagaagacgaacaaaagtggtttcttttttggtttgataatggGCACAAGAAGGGACAATAAGACAGTGTTGTAG